Part of the Pseudomonas sp. M30-35 genome is shown below.
ACAGACCTTCATTGCCAAGCTGAACCTGCGGGTCACGTGGCAAAGCAATCGCCGCACCGACATAGACAATGCGCGGTACACCGGCTGCCAGGCATGCCGCATAGAAATGGTTGTTAAGATCCAGCGCACTCGACACATCGTCCTGCCACCGTCGGGGCCGCGTCGGGTAGTAACCGGCGCTAAAGATCACTCCATCTATATCACTTAAGGCCTGCGCCAAGGCTGCATGATCGAACAGGTCGGCACTGCGACACTCGGGGCTCAAGTAGGAAAGGCGCTCGATACGCGAAGATGGCCGATGAATAAGTACCAGCTCATGCCCTGCAGCACGAATGGCGCGGGCCGCGTGATGGCCCAACAACCCGGTAGAACCAATGACGGCGTACTTCACAACGACTCCTGAGCCTAAAAAAAAGCCCAGAAAACCAATACGGTCACTGGGCGATTTAACTTACAAGGTTTGTGTCAGCGCTTGGCCTGCTGGTACAGCGGCATCACCTTTGGAATAGCGGCTTGCAATGAGGCAATGCGGCTACCTGATGAAGGGTGAGTACTCATAAACTCTGGTGGCGCGCCCTCGCTGGCCTTGGCCATCTTGTTCCAGAGACTAACCGCAGCATTAGGGTTATAACCGGCACGCGCAGCCAACTCCAAACCGATCAAGTCAGCTTCGTTTTCATTCGAGCGGCTGTTTGGCAGCGTCATCCCATACTGCACGGCGTAGTCGGTCAGCCCGATGACATCTTGGCTCAGCCCCAGCAACGCCCCTGCCCCCTGCTTGGCGATTTCGATGCCGTAGGCCTTGGACATGGCTTCACGCCCATGCTCACGCAAAGCGTGAGCAATTTCATGGCCCATGACCGCGGCGATCTCATCGTCGGTTAGCTTTAGTTTGTCGATCAGGCCGCTGTAGAAAATAATCTTCCCTCCAGGGCCGCAATTGGCGTTGAGTTCTGGGCTATCAATCAAGTTGACTTCCCATTGCCACTGCGCGGAGTCAGGACGAAAGTTCGGCGCTTGCTTGATCAAACGGTTGGCGATGGTTTGCAAACGTTTGGCGTCGGCCGTGTTTTTTTCCAACTTGCCTTTGCTTGAGGCGGCAGCCACAGTCTCTTTATACGACTGAGCGTATGACTG
Proteins encoded:
- a CDS encoding M48 family metallopeptidase, which translates into the protein MKMSLPVTALAAALLLAGCQSVNTTSGGAVGVDRKQYMFSMLSTDEVNQSYAQSYKETVAAASSKGKLEKNTADAKRLQTIANRLIKQAPNFRPDSAQWQWEVNLIDSPELNANCGPGGKIIFYSGLIDKLKLTDDEIAAVMGHEIAHALREHGREAMSKAYGIEIAKQGAGALLGLSQDVIGLTDYAVQYGMTLPNSRSNENEADLIGLELAARAGYNPNAAVSLWNKMAKASEGAPPEFMSTHPSSGSRIASLQAAIPKVMPLYQQAKR